The following proteins are co-located in the Camelina sativa cultivar DH55 chromosome 12, Cs, whole genome shotgun sequence genome:
- the LOC104733606 gene encoding nuclear transcription factor Y subunit C-8-like, with the protein MVRPVIATSTVIPNHSVQESCLMIEYGKPSVHSGRKRVDQRKPSCPANRERDILKQDLEMFWAYHNSTGLQEKVDLPHTRIKRVMKSNPQVKMVGWNSPVLLAKACDIFIQEGMSPQGVVHGQLNTPANVDVPKMKAPIDIDQIQQQSLYNLTADDFIEIGNENCLGGSCYGRETQLKDGKDI; encoded by the exons atgGTGAGACCAGTCATTGCAACATCAACTGTGATTCCAAATCATTCTGTGCAAGAATCTTGCTTGATGATCGAATATGGCAAGCCTTCTGTGCATAGCGGAAGGAAAAGAGTTGATCAAAGAAAGCCTTCTTGTCCTGCGAACCGGGAG agaGATATTCTAAAACAAGATTTGGAGATGTTTTGGGCTTACCATAATTCCACTG ggttgcaggaaaaggTTGATTTACCTCATACGAGGATCAAACGAGTTATGAAATCCAATCCTCAAGTCAAG aTGGTCGGTTGGAATAGTCCTGTTCTTTTGGCTAAAGCTTGTGACATTTTCATTCAGGAG GGTATGTCGCCACAAGGTGTCGTACATGGGCAACTGAATACACCTGCAAATGTGGATGTGCCGAAAATGAAAGCTCCGATTGATATAGACCAAATTCAGCAG CAAAGTCTTTACAATCTAACCGCTGATGATTTTATTGAGATTGGAAA TGAAAATTGTCTTGGTGGAAGCTGTTATGGAAGAGAAACTCAGCTGAAAGATGGAAAAGACATATGA